The Rhizobium viscosum genomic sequence ACTGCCGCCCATGAGTTTGAGAAAGCCGCGCCGGCTGATCAATCAATCGTCCTCCCGGAACAGCCCGAACTGCGCAGCCTCCATATCCTTCGGGGGCTGCATGCCGAGATGTTTCCACGCGATTGCGGTCAGAACGCGGCCACGCGGCGTGCGCTGGATAAAACCCTGCTGGATCATATAGGGCTCGATAATGTCTTCGATTGCATCGCGCGGTTCGGAAAGGCCGGCGGCGATGGTTTCAATGCCGACCGGGCCGCCGCCGAAATTGACGGCAATCATGTTGAGGTAGCGTTTGTCGAGCTGGTCGAGGCCCATATTATCGACCAGCAGGCGGGTCAGCGCCTCGTCGGCGATCTCGCGAGTGACGGCTTCGGCCCTTGCGACTTCGGCAAAGTCGCGCACGCGGCGCAGCAGGCGGCCGGCGATGCGCGGCGTGCCGCGGGCGCGCCGCGCTATCTCACGGGCGCCGTCATCGGTCATGCCAAGACCCATCAGGCGAGCGCCGCGGCGGACGATCAGTTCCAGCTCCTCCACCGTATAGAAGGAGAGACGCACCGGAATGCCGAAACGATCGCGCAGCGGTGTCGTCAGCAGGCCGAGGCGGGTGGTGGCGGCGACGAGCGTGAATTTCGACAGGTCGATCTTGACCGAACGGGCGGCAGGGCCTTCGCCGATGATGAGGTCGAGCTGAAAGTCTTCCATCGCCGGATAGAGGATTTCCTCGACTGCCGGGTTGAGGCGATGGATTTCGTCGATGAAGAGAACGTCGCGCTCTTCGAGGTTGGTCAGCAATGCGGCCAGATCGCCGGCCTTCGCAATGACGGGGCCGGAGGTGGAACGGAAATTGACGCCGAGTTCCTTCGCCATGATCTGTGCCAGCGTCGTCTTGCCGAGGCCCGGCGGACCGACGAAGAGAACATGGTCCAGCGCTTCACCGCGGTTCTTGGCGGCTTCGATGAAGATCTTGAGGTTGGCACGCGCCTCCGCCTGGCCGGTGAACTCGTCCAGAGACTGTGGGCGCAGGGTGGTGTCCAGGTCTTCGCCACGCTTTTCAGGCGTTATCAGGCGGGCATCCGTCATCAGGCATTTCCGTTCAAAGCTTGCTCAAGTCCATACACCAAGCGGCCGCCATTGACACCATGCCGGGGCATCAACGCGAAAGTTCCCGCAGGCCGAGACGGATCAGCTTGGCGCTGTCCGCGTCCTCGCCGGCTGTCT encodes the following:
- the ruvB gene encoding Holliday junction branch migration DNA helicase RuvB, whose protein sequence is MMTDARLITPEKRGEDLDTTLRPQSLDEFTGQAEARANLKIFIEAAKNRGEALDHVLFVGPPGLGKTTLAQIMAKELGVNFRSTSGPVIAKAGDLAALLTNLEERDVLFIDEIHRLNPAVEEILYPAMEDFQLDLIIGEGPAARSVKIDLSKFTLVAATTRLGLLTTPLRDRFGIPVRLSFYTVEELELIVRRGARLMGLGMTDDGAREIARRARGTPRIAGRLLRRVRDFAEVARAEAVTREIADEALTRLLVDNMGLDQLDKRYLNMIAVNFGGGPVGIETIAAGLSEPRDAIEDIIEPYMIQQGFIQRTPRGRVLTAIAWKHLGMQPPKDMEAAQFGLFREDD